The proteins below are encoded in one region of Belonocnema kinseyi isolate 2016_QV_RU_SX_M_011 chromosome 1, B_treatae_v1, whole genome shotgun sequence:
- the LOC117180174 gene encoding uncharacterized protein LOC117180174 has translation MGDIGSVIAERYQATLHTAPNQGVMTADGTVSQVQATCYLPIEIDRVSRMMMIHIVPSMGEKVFLSMDFIHRFRIVHDGSKRTWYMSDDPEIVYHYTQESTELEVEMRDVKPATLDQCCGLREITAEERQELDMLVARIIRLPLEILPATDRITHSINIAGHPPIKQRCYRVCPKVLKNMQDKVHRILAVGIVEPSKSGWSSPVVMARKADGT, from the coding sequence ATGGGAGATATTGGCTCGGTCATCGCAGAGAGGTATCAAGCGACCCTGCATACAGCACCAAATCAGGGAGTTATGACTGCAGACGGTACGGTTAGCCAAGTGCAAGCCACGTGTTATCTCCCTATTGAGATCGATCGTGTTTCGCGAATGATGATGATCCATATTGTCCCAAGCATGGGTGAAAAAGTATTCTTGAGCATGGACTTCATCCACAGATTCAGAATCGTACATGATGGGAGCAAGCGAACGTGGTATATGTCGGACGACCCGGAAATAGTCTACCACTATACCCAGGAAAGTACTGAGTTGGAAGTGGAAATGAGGGATGTAAAACCGGCAACATTAGACCAGTGTTGCGGCCTCAGAGAAATTACAGCTGAGGAGCGACAAGAACTAGACATGTTGGTTGCCAGGATTATTAGGCTCCCTCTTGAGATACTGCCGGCCACTGACCGAATCACTCATAGCATAAACATCGCGGGACACCCACCGATAAAACAGAGATGTTATCGAGTGTGCCCGAAGGtgttgaaaaatatgcaagataagGTGCACCGAATATTAGCCGTAGGCATTGTTGAGCCATCGAAGAGCGGTTGGTCCAGTCCGGTAGTAATGGCCCGAAAGGCAGACGGGACATAG